In Populus nigra chromosome 1, ddPopNigr1.1, whole genome shotgun sequence, one genomic interval encodes:
- the LOC133680888 gene encoding uncharacterized protein LOC133680888, whose translation MKFPLRVKVINEISRRPLSFPDTTDLSSLSGQMDFQIRSVLHLFVIFSLFFSIAEAETAGSVFFIDSQTRQYLRTPSPNDVVQSMSLQEVGAAVSVLLGFAPSDALSAASSLKLNEVLMPTPFNRPRAVFMLEVTGEIPSVAEQANAMFNGAFKSEIVLGSDKAGIQLPGEEVSVVSLDEELADFTDKEISDFASWLGGSYVVDPLEAWNGELAIPLASGATTSFHMSKKANREFIASLLALFRNSRRAIEMHEDLSQSTHPPAELLKGCFDGLKALGEQYGPEGAAQKGLELLLTTLSKMFDSLQTAYKGQIAGVIFFNTAPASESETVLDVMLTSRPSARWLEETKTPSNGTIAEVALVRMTLAWITGIVLIIATLLGIYYLLNMPITRDTLLYSNVKLD comes from the exons ATGAAATTTCCGCTGCGGGTCAAAGTGATTAATGAAATTTCGAGGCGTCCTCTCTCCTTTCCTGATACCACAgatctctcctctctctctggACAAATGGATTTCCAAATACGCAGCGTTTTGCATCTGTTCGtcatcttctctcttttcttctcaatAGCTGAG GCTGAGACTgctggctcggtttttttcatcGATAGCCAGACTCGTCAATATCTGCGCACTCCATCACCAAACGATGTCGTCCAG TCCATGTCACTTCAAGAAGTTGGTGCTGCTGTGTCGGTCTTGCTTGGTTTTGCGCCATCGGATGCTCTTTCAGCTGCTAGTTCATTGAAG TTGAACGAGGTTCTCATGCCTACTCCATTTAACAGGCCTCGAGCTGTTTTCATGCTGGAAGTCACTGGAG AAATCCCATCTGTGGCTGAACAAGCAAATGCCATGTTCAATGGTGCCTTCAAGAGTGAGATTGTTCTTGGTTCAGATAAGGCTGGCATTCAACTTCCAG GTGAAGAGGTTTCAGTGGTTTCTCTAGATGAAGAGTTGGCAGACTTCACTGACAAGGAAATTAGTGATTTT gcatcttggttggGTGGATCATATGTTGTTGATCCCTTGGAAGCATGGAATGGAGAGTTAGCAATCCCACTGGCTAGTGGTGCCACTACAAGTTTTCATATGTCTAag AAAGCAAACAGGGAGTTTATAGCAAGTCTTCTAGCTCTGTTCCGCAATAGTAGAAGAGCAATAGAGATGCATGAAGATTTGTCGCAGAGCACTCATCCACCTGCAGAGTTATTGAAGGGCTGTTTTGATGGTCTTAAG GCTTTGGGAGAGCAATATGGACCCGAGGGTGCTGCACAGAAAGGGCTGGAGCTATTACTTACTACATTGTCCAAGATGTTTGATTCATTGCAAACAGCTTACAAAG GTCAAATTGCCGGAGTAATCTTTTTTAACACCGCACCTGCATCAGAATCAGAAACAGTGCTGGATGTCATGCTGACTTCCCGGCCATCTGCACGTTGGTtggaagaaacaaaaacacCTAGCAATGGAACCATTGCAGAAGTGGCCTTGGTTAGAATGACCCTTGCTTGGATAACTGGAATTGTTCTTATCATTGCTACTCTTTTGGGG ATCTACTATCTCCTCAATATGCCAATCACAAGGGACACCCTTCTCTACTCCAACGTCAAGCTTGACTAA
- the LOC133680890 gene encoding transcriptional corepressor LEUNIG_HOMOLOG-like, translating to MAQSNWEADKMLDVYIYDYLVKKKLHATAKSFMTEGKVHPDPVAIDAPGGFLFEWWSVFWDIFIARTNEKHSETAAAYLEAQQSKTKEHQQLQLMRQAQLQRGGPNNPVVGGPVNSIGSEGMLGQSNASALAAKMYEERMKHSNQMESETSQPHLDARMALLKSTTNHPGQLVQGNPGSVTAALQQIQDVKPEVSLGAAQRSLPMDPSTIYGQGIMHSKPGIGNAGLNPGVNGLPLRGWPLTGLEQIRPSLGAQVQRPLLHGPSQFQLLPQQQQQQLLAQVQAQGNLAASPMYGDMDPRKFRGLPRGALNSKDGQPNVNDGSIGSPMHSTSSKMNLPQMQQSSSQQDPLHPQQSNRKRKGPSSSGPANSTGTGNTVGPSNSQPSTPSTHTPGDGIATAGNLQHVNSMPKGLMYSGDATGALASSTNPLEDIEHFADVGSLDDNVESFLSHDDGDGRDLFGTLKRNSSEHAAEASKGFNFSEVSSIRKSNGKVVCCHFSTDGKLLASAGHDKKVVLWNMETLQTECTQEEHTHIITDVRFRPNSTQLATSSFDTSVRLWDAAEPRYSLKTFTGHTSHVVSLDFHPKKNDLFCSCDGNNEIRFWNINQYSCTRISKGGTAQVRFQPRIGQLLAAASDNVVSIFDIESDRQTHSLQGHSTEVHSVCWDVNGEYLASVSQESVRVWSLATGDCIHELSSSGNKFHSCVFHPGYATLLVIGGYQSLELWNMAENKCMTVAAHECVISALAQSQATGMVASASHDKCVKIWK from the exons ATGGCACAGAGTAATTGGGAAGCAGATAAAAT GCTTGATGTGTACATATATGATTATTTGGTGAAGAAGAAATTGCATGCTACTGCAAAATCATTCATGACTGAGGGGAAAGTTCACCCCGATCCAGTTG CGATTGATGCTCCTGGGGGGTTTCTTTTTGAATGGTGGTCTGTCTTCTGGGATATTTTTATAGCAAGGACAAATGAGAAACATTCCGAGACTGCTGCAGCGTATTTAGAG GCACAGCAAAGCAAGACAAAGGAACATCAACAGCTGCAACTAATGCGTCAAGCTCAGTTGCAACGAGGGGGTCCTAATAATCCAGTCGTTGGGGGTCCGGTAAATTCTATTGGTTCTGAAGGAATGCTCGGGCAATCAAATGCCAGTGCACTGGCTGCAAAAATGTATGAGGAACGTATGAAGCATTCCAACCAAATGGAGTCTGAAACATCCCAACCGCATCTTGATGCTAGGATGGCCCTCCTCAAATCAACTACAAACCATCCAGG CCAATTGGTCCAAGGAAATCCTGGGAGTGTTACTGCAGCACTGCAGCAAATCCAG GATGTCAAACCTGAAGTGAGCCTGGGTGCTGCCCAGAGATCTTTGCCTATGGACCCTTCAACCATTTATGGGCAGGGAATCATGCATTCAAAACCTGGAATTGGAAATGCAG GATTGAACCCTGGAGTCAATGGTCTTCCCTTGAGGGGATGGCCCTTAACA GGACTTGAACAAATTCGTCCAAGTTTGGGTGCACAAGTTCAAAGGCCTCTTTTACATGGTCCTAGTCAGTTTCAGCTTTTGCCacagcaacaacaacagcagTTATTGGCACAGGTCCAGGCACAAGGCAATCTTGCTGCTTCACCAATGTATGGAGATATGGATCCACGGAAGTTTAGGGGATTGCCAAGAGGGGCTTTGAACAGCAAAGATGGCCAACCAAATGTAAACGATGGTTCTATCGGTTCTCCAATGCATTCAACTTCATCTAAG ATGAATTTGCCACAGATGCAACAATCATCCTCTCAACAAGATCCTTTGCACCCACAGCAG AGTAACCGAAAGAGGAAAGGCCCTTCATCTTCTGGACCTGCTAATAGTACCGGTACTGGAAATACAGTGGGCCCTTCTAATTCACAACCATCAACTCCATCAACTCATACTCCTGGTGATGGGATTGCCACAGCTGGCAATTTACAGCATGTCAATAGCATGCCAAAAGGTTTGATGTACAGTGGTGATGCAACTGGAGCTCTTGCATCATCCACAAACCCACTG GAAGACATTGAGCATTTTGCAGATGTTGGCTCCTTAGATGATAATGTGGAATCTTTTTTATCCCATGATGATGGAGATGGAAGGGATTTGTTTGGTACTTTAAAAAGGAATTCCTCTGAACATGCTGCTGAAGCTTCAAAGG GTTTCAACTTCAGTGAAGTTAGTTCGATACGCAAAAGTAATGGGAAAGTTGTTTGCTGTCACTTCTCTACAGATGGGAAATTGTTGGCCAGTGCTGGGCATGACAAGAAG GTTGTTCTTTGGAACATGGAAACTCTGCAAACTGAGTGCACTCAGGAAGAGCATACCCACATTATTACTGATGTTCGTTTCAGGCCAAATTCAACTCAGCTGGCAACATCGTCATTTGATACAAGTGTACGCCTCTGGGATGCTGCAGAA CCAAGGTATTCCTTGAAGACATTTACAGGGCATACCTCACATGTGGTGTCCCTTGACTTCCACCCTAAGAAGAATGATCTTTTCTGTTCCTGTGATGGTAACAATGAGATTCGCTTTTGGAACATCAATCAGTATTCTTGCACCCGGATATCCAAG GGGGGGACTGCACAAGTTAGATTTCAGCCAAGAATCGGACAACTGCTGGCTGCAGCTTCAGATAATGTCGTATCCATCTTTGATATTGAGTCTGACAGACAGACACACTCATTACAG GGGCACTCCACAGAGGTGCATTCTGTTTGTTGGGATGTAAACGGGGAGTACTTGGCTTCTGTCAGTCAAGAGTCTGTTAGAGTGTGGTCATTGGCCACGGGAGATTGCATTCATGAACTTAGTTCGAGTGGGAATAAGTTCCATTCTTGTGTTTTCCATCCAGGCTATGCCACTCTCTTGGTTATTGGAGGATACCAg TCATTAGAGCTCTGGAACATGGCGGAGAACAAGTGTATGACAGTTGCAGCTCATGAGTGTGTGATATCAGCTTTGGCTCAATCACAAGCTACAGGGATGGTTGCTTCTGCAAGTCATGACAAATGTGTGAAGATATGGAAATAA
- the LOC133680980 gene encoding glycine-rich cell wall structural protein-like, with protein MGLVTGHRVVGALLCAFLLNALVVADHVTTGDKDDKHLLGRPHLLKKGFIHGRRFGGGGIGGGAGGGLGGGIGGGVGGGFGGGAGGGGSLGGGLGGGAGGGFGGGVGGGGGLGSGAGGGFGGGDGGGLGGGGGLGGGGGLGGGGGLKGGHGGGLGGGIGHGGGLGGGIGHGGGLGGGIGHGGGLGGGIGHGGGLGGGGGLGGGAGGGLGGGHGGGLGGGGGAGGGLGGGGGLGGGAGGGLGGGAGGGLGGGGGAGGGLGGGGGLGGGAGGGLGGGAGGGGLGGGGGLGGGAGGGLGGGAGGGLGGGGGAGGGLGSGGGLGGGAGGGLGGGAGGGLGGGAGGGAGGGLGGGGGLGGGGGAGGGLGGGGGLGGGAGGGAGGGGGLGGGAGGGGGFGGGGGVGGGVGGGFGAGGGVGGGLGGAGGGGGFGGGGGGGH; from the coding sequence ATGGGCCTTGTAACTGGTCACCGTGTTGTGGGGGCTCTCTTGTGTGCTTTTCTTCTGAATGCTTTAGTTGTGGCTGATCATGTTACTACTGGTGACAAAGACGATAAGCATTTGTTGGGTCGTCCCCATTTGTTGAAGAAGGGGTTTATACACGGCCGTAGGTTTGGTGGTGGCGGCATAGGAGGTGGTGCAGGTGGAGGACTTGGTGGTGGTATTGGAGGTGGTGTGGGTGGTGGCTTTGGTGGAGGTGCAGGGGGTGGCGGCAGCCTTGGAGGTGGACTCGGTGGTGGTGCGGGTGGTGGATTTGGTGGAGGCGTAGGGGGTGGCGGCGGCCTTGGAAGTGGTGCAGGAGGTGGATtcggtggtggtgatggtggagGCCTTGGAGGTGGTGGAGGCcttggaggtggtggtggtctAGGAGGAGGTGGTGGCCTTAAAGGTGGACATGGTGGCGGTCTAGGAGGTGGCATTGGTCATGGTGGTGGTTTAGGTGGTGGTATTGGACATGGTGGCGGTCTAGGAGGTGGCATTGGTCATGGTGGTGGTTTAGGTGGTGGTATTGGACATGGTGGCGGTCTAGGAGGTGGCGGTGGACTAGGAGGAGGTGCTGGAGGTGGTCTAGGTGGTGGACATGGTGGAGGTCTTGGTGGGGGCGGTGGAGCTGGTGGCGGTCTAGGAGGTGGCGGTGGACTAGGAGGAGGTGCTGGAGGTGGTCTAGGCGGTGGAGCTGGTGGAGGTCTTGGTGGGGGCGGTGGAGCTGGTGGAGGGctaggtggtggtggtggactAGGAGGAGGTGCTGGAGGTGGTCTAGGCGGTGGAGCTGGTGGTGGCGGTCTAGGAGGTGGCGGTGGACTAGGAGGAGGTGCTGGAGGTGGTCTAGGCGGTGGAGCTGGTGGAGGTCTTGGTGGGGGAGGTGGAGCTGGTGGAGGGCTAGGTAGTGGTGGTGGACTAGGAGGAGGTGCTGGAGGTGGTCTAGGGGGTGGAGCTGGTGGAGGGCTAGGTGGTGGAGCTGGCGGTGGAGCTGGTGGAGGgcttggtggtggtggagggcttggaggtggaggtggagctGGTGGAGGgcttggtggtggtggtgggctTGGAGGTGGAGCTGGTGGTGGAGCTGGTGGAGGAGGTGGTTTAGGTGGCGGTGCAGGTGGCGGTGGAGGATTTGGGGGaggtggtggtgttggtggAGGTGTTGGAGGAGGGTTTGGAGctggtggtggtgttggtggtggACTAGGTGGCGCCGGTGGAGGTGGTGGGtttggaggaggtggtggtggtggtcactaa